A genome region from Erythrolamprus reginae isolate rEryReg1 chromosome 4, rEryReg1.hap1, whole genome shotgun sequence includes the following:
- the LRRC32 gene encoding transforming growth factor beta activator LRRC32 produces the protein MKFYLLFLWAVLNGGISTYRPVVLAPCRTKNLEVFCQNVDLYQVPAELHPDVSKIDLSRNKIRNVTESPLTFYASLRHLDLSSNLIGFLEPGIFAEMKILQDINLSNNRLYLLAQEDLWVGLLPQVRRLDLSRNSLYSGMAEHFIQQAPSLQYLSLAENSIIHISQSMFQGSPELVEVNLHNNMIMEIEEGAFESLKRLSKLNLSMNSLTCIVEFNLKQLDLLDLSRNSIESFHSTQSEEDFNLTWLDLSENKLFRFPILPQGNKLAYLNLTNNIMQFVMVDSRSDVDYEWEDGPQYHNDSNPPYLPALLYLDLSYNKIQSIPSQFFDSMSSLQFFNLSKNCLQTFETNNELASLSVLDLSCNSLKSLKLGTKDLTSLQEFYLQDNHLQELRPDIFQGLPHLRWLDLRNNKVHLCDPHSGSGRHPLPPKVPHSCVSFVRVPELQYLYLSSNHLKKLPMYNFFGTNLRVLDISMNWGLQIEAKSLVGLEFSLEYLDLHGNGLTTLNVNFSLFPHLRYLNLSDNQLSWLPAWSEDCCILEVLDLHNNSFNSLKNSQIPTLEKNLRNLYLVGNPLSCCGNIWLSQMIHKAVVEIPDLDLVKCQFARSLGFEEEEVHVSHVRPEDCEKEDLKKISISILLAILLLLLSLIVIGVGFVCCYRRHLFGRHYKV, from the coding sequence AAAAACCTGGAGGTGTTTTGTCAGAACGTGGATCTTTACCAGGTGCCCGCAGAGCTTCACCCGGACGTGTCtaaaattgacctctccagaaaTAAGATCCGAAACGTCACTGAGAGTCCCCTGACCTTCTACGCTTCCCTCCGTCACTTGGACTTAAGTTCCAACTTGATCGGATTTCTCGAGCCCGGGATCTTTGCGGAGATGAAGATCCTGCAGGACATCAACTTGTCCAACAACCGTCTCTACCTCTTGGCTCAGGAAGACCTGTGGGTTGGGTTACTCCCCCAAGTCAGGAGGCTCGATCTGTCTCGCAACAGCCTCTACAGCGGGATGGCCGAACACTTCATCCAACAGGCCCCTTCGCTGCAGTATCTTTCCTTGGCGGAAAACAGCATCATACACATCTCCCAGAGCATGTTCCAAGGTTCTCCAGAGCTGGTTGAAGTCAACCTGCACAACAACATGATTATGGAGATAGAAGAAGGCGCGTTTGAGAGTCTGAAGCGCCTCTCCAAGCTGAACCTCTCCATGAACTCCCTCACTTGCATCGTGGAGTTCAACCTCAAGCAGCTGGACCTTCTCGATCTCAGCCGCAACAGCATCGAGTCCTTCCACTCCACCCAGTCGGAGGAGGACTTCAACTTGACCTGGCTTGACCTGAGTGAGAACAAACTCTTTCGGTTCCCCATTCTCCCTCAAGGAAACAAGCTGGCTTACTTGAACCTTACCAACAACATCATGCAATTCGTGATGGTGGACTCCCGTAGCGACGTAGACTACGAGTGGGAAGATGGGCCTCAGTATCACAACGATTCCAATCCTCCTTACTTACCTGCCCTGTTATACTTGGACCTCAGTTACAACAAGATCCAATCCATCCCGAGCCAATTCTTTGACTCCATGTCATCCCTCCAGTTCTTTAATTTAAGCAAAAATTGCCTGCAGACTTTTGAGACAAACAATGAGCTGGCCTCGTTGTCCGTCCTCGACCTTAGCTGCAACTCTTTGAAGAGCCTTAAGTTGGGCACCAAGGACTTGACTAGTTTGCAAGAGTTCTACCTCCAAGACAACCATCTTCAAGAGCTGCGTCCAGATATCTTTCAAGGTCTCCCGCATCTCCGGTGGCTTGATTTGAGGAACAACAAAGTCCATCTCTGCGACCCACATTCTGGATCAGGAAGGCACCCTTTGCCTCCTAAAGTGCCTCACAGTTGCGTCTCGTTCGTGCGAGTTCCTGAACTTCAATATTTGTATCTTTCATCCAATCATTTGAAGAAGCTACCCATGTACAACTTCTTTGGGACTAATCTTAGAGTACTGGATATTTCCATGAACTGGGGGCTTCAGATAGAAGCCAAATCGTTGGTGGGTTTGGAGTTCTCGCTGGAATATTTGGATTTACACGGGAATGGCCTGACCACCCTGAATgtgaatttttctctttttcctcaccTCAGATATCTCAATCTATCGGACAATCAGCTGAGCTGGTTACCAGCTTGGTCGGAAGATTGCTGCATCCTTGAAGTCTTAGATCTTCACAACAACAGCTTCAACAGCTTGAAAAATAGCCAGATCCCAACTCTGGAGAAAAACTTACGGAATTTGTACCTGGTAGGAAACCCGTTGAGCTGTTGCGGGAACATCTGGCTTTCTCAAATGATCCATAAAGCCGTGGTGGAGATCCCTGATTTAGACTTGGTCAAATGTCAGTTTGCCCGGAGTTTGGGCTTTGAGGAAGAAGAGGTCCACGTGAGCCACGTCAGGCCGGAAGACTGCGAGAAAGAGGACCTCAAGAAAATAAGCATTTCGATTTTGCTGGCAATTCTGCTGTTGCTTCTCTCGCTGATCGTCATTGGAGTCGGTTTCGTTTGTTGTTATCGGAGACACTTGTTCGGGCGCCATTACAAGGTGTAG